In the genome of Cellvibrio sp. KY-YJ-3, one region contains:
- a CDS encoding PilX N-terminal domain-containing pilus assembly protein: MKPRCKQKNITVKSQRGMTLIVGLIMVLLMSIVAVSAIRGSNMQELMAGNMRDRNLAFQSAEAALRTGELIAQTQGEVLVFNDADGLLNNQNKSDAVVGPVAGWDDDDWKAYALTLKKADIELNLTRMPDYVIELLEVEGAGAAASGESVEYGMNVEEAGNRTIYRISARGFGGSENSKVVLQSTYRAQH, encoded by the coding sequence ATGAAACCCAGATGTAAACAAAAAAACATTACAGTCAAGTCGCAGCGAGGAATGACCCTTATCGTCGGTCTGATCATGGTGTTATTGATGTCCATAGTCGCTGTCTCGGCTATTCGTGGCAGCAATATGCAAGAGCTGATGGCGGGCAATATGCGTGATCGTAACCTTGCTTTTCAATCAGCAGAAGCTGCGCTCCGTACTGGCGAACTAATAGCTCAAACACAAGGTGAAGTGTTGGTATTTAATGACGCAGATGGTTTATTGAATAACCAAAATAAATCTGATGCTGTTGTTGGGCCAGTTGCTGGATGGGATGACGATGATTGGAAAGCTTATGCTCTTACTCTAAAAAAAGCAGACATAGAGCTGAATTTAACTCGCATGCCCGATTATGTGATTGAGCTACTTGAAGTAGAAGGTGCGGGCGCCGCTGCTTCGGGAGAGTCTGTAGAGTACGGTATGAATGTAGAGGAGGCAGGGAATAGAACTATTTACCGCATCTCTGCCAGAGGATTTGGAGGCAGCGAAAACTCAAAAGTGGTATTGCAGTCAACCTATCGTGCACAGCACTAG
- a CDS encoding PilW family protein encodes MPKLQKGFSLVELMISITLGLILMGGVIQMFISSKTAFNTQRGVSNVQESGRLAIEFMARDIRMAGFMGCASRKIGQVDSTVKGTDFQYDMLDSSATPGVLVLDAIRGYSATPAGLVLSPAPLANTDLFVVTGAMDDDVSVIKDKEAATMFASLTKQEAKGCPNGTDDRLSGICPGDVLLVTDCKKARIFQATKVGVSSGELHINHEASGTPGNTISSWGGSSGADNSYTDGGQILKMQRVIYYLAKGKSGRPSLWQNTGGISLEILEGVEDMHITYGRDTNNDLIPDTYNSAAQVDAIGAAAWHNVSSVRLHLLVQSLDDNVVPEKQTYSFADDIDKEAADFRLRQVFVSTVGIRSRLN; translated from the coding sequence ATGCCAAAACTACAGAAAGGTTTTTCGTTGGTTGAATTAATGATTTCTATCACCTTGGGTTTGATATTAATGGGTGGTGTGATCCAAATGTTTATTAGCAGTAAAACTGCTTTTAATACCCAACGAGGAGTATCCAATGTACAAGAGTCAGGCCGTTTAGCTATTGAATTTATGGCCCGTGATATTCGTATGGCGGGTTTTATGGGCTGTGCCAGTCGGAAAATAGGGCAAGTCGACAGCACTGTAAAAGGCACTGATTTTCAATATGACATGCTCGATTCATCAGCCACACCTGGCGTGCTTGTTTTAGATGCAATTCGCGGCTACTCAGCAACGCCTGCCGGTCTTGTGTTATCACCAGCGCCACTTGCCAATACTGACCTCTTTGTTGTTACCGGCGCTATGGATGATGATGTGTCGGTTATCAAAGATAAAGAAGCGGCGACTATGTTCGCCTCGCTGACCAAACAAGAAGCCAAGGGCTGTCCCAATGGTACAGATGATCGCCTGAGCGGTATTTGCCCTGGAGATGTTTTGTTGGTTACTGATTGCAAAAAAGCACGTATTTTTCAGGCCACCAAGGTGGGTGTTTCGTCGGGAGAATTGCATATAAATCATGAGGCGTCTGGTACCCCTGGGAATACGATCAGTAGTTGGGGTGGGAGTTCTGGTGCGGATAATAGTTATACCGATGGTGGGCAAATTTTGAAGATGCAAAGGGTGATTTATTATCTGGCTAAAGGTAAGTCCGGTCGTCCTAGTCTTTGGCAAAACACCGGTGGAATTTCTTTGGAAATCCTTGAGGGCGTAGAGGATATGCATATTACCTACGGGCGAGACACTAATAACGATTTGATTCCGGATACCTACAATAGCGCCGCTCAAGTTGACGCGATTGGAGCGGCTGCTTGGCATAATGTTAGTAGTGTACGTTTGCATCTTTTGGTTCAAAGTCTTGATGATAATGTGGTACCGGAAAAGCAAACCTACAGTTTTGCAGATGACATAGATAAAGAGGCGGCTGATTTTAGATTGCGACAAGTGTTTGTCAGTACTGTTGGTATTCGCAGTCGGCTCAATTAG
- the pilV gene encoding type IV pilus modification protein PilV produces the protein MGSLAKWQRGVGLIEVLVTVLIIATALLTLSAMQMRSLQFNQSAYLRSQANILAYDIIDRMRLNRTHVTEYVIDYDADAPSGTSLAEVDLREWRDLVEDVLPEGLGQVKCNSSGICTISIRWSEQNQSENNDEDIATFEYTTRV, from the coding sequence ATGGGAAGCTTAGCGAAATGGCAGCGCGGCGTTGGTTTAATTGAGGTGTTGGTTACTGTGCTCATTATTGCAACGGCGCTGCTGACCTTGTCTGCAATGCAGATGCGCTCATTGCAATTTAATCAGAGTGCGTATTTGCGTTCGCAAGCCAATATTCTTGCTTATGACATTATTGATCGAATGCGCTTAAATCGAACTCATGTAACAGAATATGTAATTGATTATGACGCAGATGCTCCCAGTGGTACGTCTCTGGCAGAAGTGGATCTGCGTGAATGGAGAGATCTGGTTGAAGATGTACTTCCCGAAGGGCTTGGTCAAGTGAAGTGCAATAGCAGCGGTATTTGTACGATTTCAATTCGCTGGAGCGAGCAAAATCAGAGCGAGAACAATGATGAAGATATTGCGACCTTTGAATATACAACGCGGGTTTAG
- a CDS encoding GspH/FimT family pseudopilin, with amino-acid sequence MVRREFGFTLIELMVTLVVLGVVLAVAIPSFNDQIRNNKSMTLGSDFIAALNFARTESVKRAARVSICPSINKTTCATATDWAKGWIVFVDSAAADSATTPVIASTPGTILRYWPLTDPEINVAFAAAGTIAAGNVKSGQALVIPATTAVNFVRFSALGTLAKVSNNSTVTFKLHVSNCTGFNTNIVSIGVAGLLSTDYVAC; translated from the coding sequence ATGGTACGCAGAGAGTTTGGATTTACTCTTATAGAGCTCATGGTTACCTTGGTCGTTTTGGGGGTTGTATTGGCTGTCGCAATTCCCAGTTTCAATGATCAAATCCGCAATAACAAGTCTATGACCTTGGGAAGCGATTTTATAGCTGCGTTGAATTTCGCTAGAACGGAATCTGTAAAACGAGCAGCTAGAGTTTCAATATGTCCCTCAATTAACAAGACTACCTGTGCCACAGCTACCGATTGGGCAAAAGGTTGGATTGTATTTGTTGATTCTGCTGCTGCCGACAGCGCTACAACGCCAGTGATTGCTTCAACTCCTGGTACGATTCTTCGCTATTGGCCTCTGACAGATCCAGAGATCAATGTTGCTTTTGCGGCGGCAGGCACTATAGCCGCTGGCAATGTTAAATCCGGGCAGGCACTGGTAATTCCTGCAACCACAGCTGTTAACTTTGTCAGGTTTAGTGCTTTAGGAACCTTGGCCAAAGTCTCTAATAATTCAACAGTTACATTCAAGTTACATGTATCCAATTGTACCGGGTTTAACACAAACATAGTGTCCATAGGCGTTGCCGGCTTATTAAGCACAGATTATGTTGCGTGTTAG
- a CDS encoding GspH/FimT family pseudopilin — MKGFTLIELLTTLCVISLLLFVGLPSFTEVLKENRLKTSTLSLLESIETTRSVAVFNNQRALLLPKNGDWEDGWIIFLDLNDDGLLNPNEDVIRDVTAPTGVTIEPNTPVTDYISFIGSGEGRKIGKKNGGSPMMGTLKVCPLEGGEGYALILSRGGRTRLDKLASADCASAP; from the coding sequence ATGAAAGGCTTTACTCTTATAGAATTACTCACAACACTTTGCGTTATATCACTACTGCTATTCGTTGGCCTCCCCAGTTTCACGGAAGTCCTCAAAGAAAATAGGCTTAAAACCTCCACCCTCAGCTTACTTGAGTCGATTGAAACCACTCGCTCTGTGGCGGTATTCAATAATCAGAGAGCGTTGTTGCTACCCAAAAATGGTGACTGGGAAGATGGATGGATCATTTTTCTTGATCTCAATGATGACGGACTACTAAACCCAAATGAAGACGTCATTCGTGATGTCACTGCACCCACTGGTGTAACTATCGAGCCTAATACACCCGTTACTGATTACATCTCCTTTATCGGCTCTGGTGAAGGTAGAAAGATAGGCAAGAAAAATGGAGGATCTCCGATGATGGGAACATTAAAAGTGTGCCCTCTCGAGGGAGGAGAGGGCTATGCTCTTATACTTTCCAGGGGAGGCAGAACACGATTGGATAAGTTGGCCTCAGCAGATTGCGCAAGCGCTCCCTAA
- the ispH gene encoding 4-hydroxy-3-methylbut-2-enyl diphosphate reductase, with the protein MTQIKLANPRGFCAGVDRAIDIVNRALDVFGAPIYVRHEVVHNKFVVDSLRERGAIFVDEVDQVPDDVILIFSAHGVSQAVRQEAEARGLQVFDATCPLVTKVHIEVTRYSREGRECILIGHEGHPEVEGTMGQYSTSNGGAIYLVEDEADVDALVVHDPENLAYVTQTTLSMDDTAKVIEALRNKFPKIQGPRRDDICYATTNRQDAVRQLALECDLVLVVGSPNSSNSNRLRELAERCGTEAYLIDGPEDINPEWIKNRTSIGITAGASAPEILVKQVIDKLKACGAQVPIEMDGTPENISFSLPKALR; encoded by the coding sequence ATGACTCAAATCAAACTCGCGAATCCCCGTGGTTTTTGTGCGGGTGTCGACCGCGCAATTGATATAGTGAACCGCGCGCTTGATGTTTTTGGTGCGCCAATTTATGTGCGTCATGAAGTTGTGCATAACAAATTTGTGGTGGATTCTCTGCGCGAGCGCGGTGCAATTTTTGTCGACGAAGTGGATCAAGTTCCTGATGATGTGATTCTTATTTTTAGCGCCCATGGTGTATCGCAAGCGGTACGGCAAGAAGCAGAGGCGCGCGGCTTGCAGGTGTTTGATGCGACCTGTCCACTGGTAACCAAGGTGCATATCGAAGTGACACGCTACAGTCGCGAAGGTCGCGAATGTATTTTGATTGGTCACGAAGGTCACCCGGAAGTTGAAGGCACCATGGGGCAGTACAGTACCAGTAACGGCGGTGCAATTTATTTGGTAGAAGATGAAGCTGATGTTGATGCACTTGTAGTGCATGACCCGGAAAACCTTGCCTACGTTACCCAGACCACGCTTTCTATGGATGACACTGCCAAGGTAATTGAAGCGCTACGTAATAAATTCCCCAAGATTCAGGGGCCGCGCCGCGATGATATTTGCTATGCAACTACCAATCGCCAGGACGCTGTGCGTCAGCTCGCGTTAGAGTGTGATTTGGTTCTTGTTGTTGGTTCACCTAACTCGTCCAACTCAAATCGTTTGCGCGAATTGGCCGAGCGCTGTGGAACGGAAGCTTATTTGATCGATGGACCTGAAGATATTAATCCGGAGTGGATTAAAAATCGCACCAGTATTGGTATTACCGCTGGCGCTTCTGCGCCAGAAATTTTGGTGAAACAGGTCATCGACAAATTAAAAGCCTGCGGCGCACAAGTGCCAATCGAAATGGACGGCACTCCTGAAAATATCAGCTTTTCTCTACCTAAAGCGCTGCGTTAG
- a CDS encoding peptidylprolyl isomerase has translation MRELAIGPGTKITLHFALQLDNGELVDTNFERDPATFTVGDGNLLPGFEKALFGMLEGEHKTVVIKPEDGFGQRNPNNIQEIARSQFSPDLELSEGLMLSFADAQKTELPGVVVRFDEDVVVVDFNHPLAGRDILFEVAILKIEPVQVH, from the coding sequence ATGCGTGAATTAGCAATTGGTCCCGGCACAAAAATCACCTTGCATTTTGCCTTGCAGTTGGACAATGGCGAATTAGTGGATACCAATTTTGAGCGCGACCCGGCGACCTTTACTGTTGGGGATGGCAATCTATTACCTGGTTTTGAAAAGGCATTGTTCGGCATGCTCGAAGGTGAGCATAAAACGGTGGTGATCAAACCGGAAGACGGATTTGGTCAACGCAATCCGAATAATATTCAAGAGATTGCACGCAGCCAGTTCAGCCCGGATTTAGAGTTGAGCGAAGGTCTAATGCTGTCTTTTGCTGATGCGCAAAAAACCGAGCTTCCCGGTGTCGTTGTACGCTTTGATGAAGATGTGGTGGTGGTTGATTTTAACCATCCCTTGGCGGGTCGCGATATCTTATTTGAAGTCGCTATTCTCAAAATCGAACCGGTTCAGGTGCACTGA
- the lspA gene encoding signal peptidase II — protein sequence MADKIYQKSWFWYLVALVIVALDQASKHAIEAAFEYGETKVFTSFFNFTLAYNPGAAFSFLAGAGGWQRWFFAVIAIAASVLLSVWISRTAQQKPREAFALAFILGGALGNLYDRIVLGHVVDFIVVHYHDNYWPAFNIADSAITLGAAVLIIDMLFSKEKPANA from the coding sequence ATGGCAGACAAAATCTACCAAAAATCTTGGTTCTGGTATCTCGTTGCACTGGTGATAGTGGCACTGGATCAAGCCAGTAAACATGCCATAGAAGCAGCGTTTGAATATGGCGAGACGAAAGTCTTTACCTCATTTTTTAATTTCACCTTGGCTTACAATCCTGGTGCAGCATTTAGTTTTCTTGCCGGTGCGGGTGGTTGGCAGCGCTGGTTTTTTGCCGTTATCGCTATTGCCGCAAGCGTGCTGTTGAGTGTGTGGATTTCACGCACGGCGCAGCAAAAACCGCGCGAGGCTTTTGCGTTGGCATTTATTCTTGGTGGTGCATTAGGCAATCTTTATGATCGTATTGTGCTCGGCCATGTAGTGGATTTTATTGTGGTGCATTATCACGATAATTATTGGCCAGCATTCAATATCGCAGACTCGGCGATTACTTTGGGTGCGGCGGTATTGATTATCGATATGTTATTTAGCAAAGAGAAACCAGCGAATGCGTGA
- the ileS gene encoding isoleucine--tRNA ligase: MIDYKTTLNLPNTGFAMKANLAQREPDMLKQWQASDLYQQIRAARVGREQFILHDGPPYANGDIHIGHAVNKILKDIIVKSKTLSGFDAPYVPGWDCHGLPIEHNVEKKIGKAGDKVDVKTFRNKCREYATKQVEGQKADFVRLGVLGEWDKPYLTMDYKFEADIIRALGKIAENGHLHKGFKPVYWSVVGGSALAEAEVEYQDKTSFSIDVKFAVVDQAGIAKAITELSGSGKISLVIWTTTPWTLPANQAVSANAEVDYALVQVGDERLLIAETLIGSVLARAKIESHEIVGRVKGAALENLLLQHPFYARQVPVILGDHVTTDAGTGFVHTAPDHGADDFSVGVKYGIGTLNYIDDHGTYRPNVEIFAGDHVYKVDEKVIALLIEKNALLAQAKITHSFPHCWRTKTPLIFRATPQWFVSMSKNNLRDQVAQAVESVEWVPDWGKARIDAMLATSPDWCISRQRTWGVPIALFVNKETQELHPETARLIEAVAQKVEQGGMDAWFELDAAELLGADADKYQKVTDTLDVWFDSGVTHYAVLAQRAGLRFPADLYLEGSDQHRGWFQSSLKTSMAMHAVPPYKTVLTHGFVVDAQGRKMSKSIGNVIPPQKVMNDLGADVLRLWVAATDFSTEMSVSDEILKRTADSYRRIRNTARFILSNLTGFNPAADTVPVGNMLQLDRWIVARTAQLQQEIIAAYDSYQLHLIYQKLHNFCVVELGGFYLDIIKDRQYTVKGDALARRSAQTALQYVIEAMVRWIAPILSFTADEIWKEIAGEREANVFVAEWYQLPTMPADSFADSYWELIAQVKDAVNKVLEAKRTAGEVGGSLGAEVILYCDEKLQIELQKLANELRFVLITSTAEIRPLAEAHNAVATDVVGLQVAVKKSEHAKCERCWHHRADVGANTTHPTICLRCVENVDGAGETRQFA, translated from the coding sequence ATGATCGATTACAAAACAACACTGAATCTGCCTAACACCGGTTTTGCGATGAAAGCAAACCTCGCCCAGCGCGAGCCGGACATGTTGAAACAATGGCAAGCGAGTGATCTGTACCAACAGATTCGCGCCGCGCGTGTTGGCCGCGAGCAATTTATTTTGCATGACGGCCCACCCTACGCCAACGGCGATATTCATATCGGTCACGCGGTCAACAAAATTCTTAAAGACATTATTGTCAAGAGTAAAACCCTGAGCGGTTTTGATGCGCCCTATGTGCCGGGTTGGGACTGCCACGGCTTGCCGATCGAGCACAATGTTGAGAAAAAAATCGGCAAAGCGGGCGACAAAGTGGATGTAAAAACCTTCCGCAATAAATGCCGCGAATATGCCACCAAACAAGTTGAAGGCCAAAAGGCTGACTTTGTGCGTTTGGGGGTTTTGGGTGAGTGGGATAAACCTTATCTCACCATGGATTACAAATTCGAAGCCGACATTATTCGCGCACTCGGTAAAATCGCTGAGAACGGTCATCTACACAAAGGCTTTAAGCCGGTGTATTGGAGCGTGGTCGGCGGTTCCGCGCTCGCTGAAGCGGAAGTGGAATATCAGGATAAGACGTCTTTTTCTATCGACGTAAAATTTGCGGTTGTCGATCAAGCAGGGATTGCAAAAGCCATTACCGAATTAAGTGGCAGCGGAAAAATCTCTTTGGTGATTTGGACCACTACACCTTGGACATTGCCTGCAAACCAAGCTGTGTCTGCCAATGCGGAAGTTGATTACGCGTTAGTGCAAGTTGGCGATGAGCGCCTGCTAATTGCAGAAACCTTAATCGGCAGCGTGCTGGCGCGCGCAAAAATTGAAAGCCATGAAATCGTTGGCCGTGTAAAAGGTGCTGCGCTGGAAAACTTGCTGCTGCAGCATCCTTTTTATGCGCGTCAGGTTCCGGTGATTCTCGGTGATCACGTGACAACTGATGCTGGTACCGGTTTTGTTCACACCGCGCCCGATCACGGCGCCGACGACTTTAGTGTCGGTGTGAAATACGGTATAGGTACGCTGAACTATATCGACGATCACGGCACCTATCGCCCGAATGTAGAAATTTTCGCGGGCGATCACGTTTACAAAGTCGATGAAAAAGTTATCGCTTTATTAATCGAAAAAAATGCATTGCTGGCGCAGGCAAAAATTACGCACAGCTTCCCGCACTGCTGGCGCACCAAAACCCCGCTGATTTTCCGCGCAACGCCGCAGTGGTTCGTGAGCATGAGCAAAAACAATTTGCGCGATCAGGTTGCGCAAGCGGTGGAGTCGGTTGAGTGGGTGCCGGACTGGGGCAAGGCGCGTATCGATGCAATGCTCGCCACTTCGCCCGATTGGTGTATCTCCCGTCAGCGCACTTGGGGCGTACCCATTGCGTTATTTGTAAACAAAGAAACGCAAGAATTGCATCCGGAAACGGCACGCCTGATTGAAGCAGTTGCGCAAAAAGTAGAGCAGGGCGGGATGGATGCCTGGTTCGAATTGGATGCCGCAGAGTTGCTCGGCGCGGATGCTGATAAATATCAAAAAGTGACTGATACTCTCGATGTATGGTTCGATTCCGGTGTGACCCATTACGCCGTGCTCGCGCAGCGCGCTGGTTTACGTTTCCCTGCGGATTTGTATCTGGAAGGTTCAGACCAGCATCGCGGTTGGTTCCAATCATCGCTCAAAACCTCCATGGCGATGCATGCGGTTCCACCTTACAAAACCGTGTTGACCCATGGTTTTGTAGTGGATGCGCAGGGTCGCAAGATGTCCAAGTCGATTGGCAATGTAATCCCGCCGCAAAAAGTGATGAACGATTTGGGTGCAGATGTGTTGCGCCTGTGGGTTGCTGCTACAGATTTCAGCACCGAGATGAGTGTGTCGGATGAAATTCTGAAACGCACTGCCGATTCTTATCGACGTATCCGCAATACTGCGCGGTTTATTTTGTCCAATCTCACTGGATTTAATCCGGCAGCTGATACTGTGCCAGTTGGAAATATGCTGCAACTGGATCGCTGGATTGTGGCGCGCACTGCGCAGTTGCAGCAAGAAATTATCGCTGCTTACGATAGCTACCAATTACATTTGATCTACCAAAAATTGCACAATTTCTGTGTTGTAGAATTAGGTGGTTTCTATCTCGATATTATTAAAGATCGTCAGTACACCGTAAAAGGCGATGCTCTTGCGCGCCGTTCGGCGCAAACTGCTTTGCAATATGTAATTGAAGCAATGGTGCGCTGGATCGCGCCGATTTTAAGTTTCACTGCCGATGAAATCTGGAAAGAGATTGCGGGTGAGCGCGAGGCGAATGTGTTTGTTGCTGAGTGGTATCAGTTGCCCACAATGCCAGCGGACTCCTTTGCTGACAGCTACTGGGAATTGATCGCGCAAGTGAAAGATGCCGTAAACAAAGTGCTGGAGGCAAAACGTACTGCGGGTGAAGTGGGTGGTTCATTAGGCGCGGAAGTGATTTTGTATTGCGATGAAAAATTGCAAATCGAATTACAAAAACTCGCCAATGAATTGCGTTTTGTATTGATCACCTCCACAGCGGAAATTCGTCCACTTGCCGAAGCGCATAATGCAGTTGCAACCGATGTTGTTGGTCTGCAAGTGGCAGTGAAAAAATCCGAACACGCGAAATGCGAACGCTGCTGGCATCATCGTGCAGATGTGGGTGCAAATACAACGCACCCAACTATTTGCTTGCGCTGTGTGGAAAACGTGGATGGTGCGGGCGAAACCCGTCAGTTCGCGTAA
- a CDS encoding MgtC/SapB family protein, which translates to MSSIWQQITSTLVAEFSDLKDVSEITTLVTRLLMAALLGGILGFEREQRGKAAGIKTHMLVAIGSALFVLIPQQAGLSEQELSRVMQGIIAGIGFLGAGAILKGNDEKDLKGLTTAAGIWLTAAIGVAAGLGRESSAILCTLLALAILVTMPKVVDRLEVKDKQ; encoded by the coding sequence ATGAGCAGCATTTGGCAACAAATAACCAGCACATTGGTGGCAGAGTTTTCTGACCTAAAAGATGTAAGCGAGATTACCACTCTCGTAACCCGCTTGCTGATGGCAGCATTGTTGGGTGGAATTCTGGGTTTTGAGCGCGAGCAGCGTGGCAAGGCGGCCGGTATTAAAACACATATGCTGGTAGCCATAGGCTCTGCATTATTCGTGTTAATTCCCCAGCAGGCAGGTCTTTCAGAGCAAGAGTTAAGCCGGGTAATGCAGGGCATTATTGCAGGTATTGGTTTTTTGGGTGCCGGGGCAATCTTGAAAGGAAATGATGAAAAGGATCTTAAGGGTTTAACAACCGCTGCCGGTATTTGGTTGACAGCAGCCATTGGTGTGGCGGCCGGTTTAGGGCGCGAATCTTCAGCAATCCTCTGCACCCTATTAGCCCTGGCAATTCTGGTCACCATGCCAAAGGTGGTTGATCGGCTTGAAGTGAAAGACAAGCAATAA
- the ribF gene encoding bifunctional riboflavin kinase/FAD synthetase, translated as MNPAAHAFIRGLHNLRPWHRGCVATIGSFDGVHLGHQAILRQLIDVSRYYNLPAVVIVFEPQPHEFFSGDKAPARLMRLREKVQALLAAGVARVLCVQFNQALRNLTAEEFIEKVLLDGLAIKHLVVGDDFRFGCDRRGDFTLLQNVGRERGFGVTDTCTLELRGERVSSTRIRQLLEVGDFAQAEILLGKPYSISGRIAYGQQLGRKLGVPTANVHLRRYRSPLHGVFAVIARFVDGSVHQGVANVGVRPTVTGDKKPLLEVHLFNFSRKVYGAMIDVVFHTKLRDEKKFNSLDELQAQLQTDISQGQDYFRGNSLS; from the coding sequence GTGAATCCAGCGGCACATGCGTTTATTCGTGGGTTACATAACCTGCGCCCCTGGCATCGCGGCTGCGTGGCGACCATTGGCTCATTTGATGGTGTGCATTTAGGGCATCAAGCCATCTTGCGCCAGTTGATTGATGTTAGTCGCTACTACAACTTACCGGCGGTGGTAATTGTATTCGAACCTCAGCCGCACGAATTTTTTTCGGGTGACAAAGCCCCCGCACGCTTGATGCGCCTGCGCGAAAAAGTACAGGCATTACTGGCTGCCGGTGTGGCACGCGTACTGTGCGTGCAATTCAATCAAGCCTTGCGCAACCTGACTGCCGAAGAATTTATCGAAAAAGTCCTGCTGGATGGTTTGGCCATCAAACATTTGGTGGTGGGCGATGACTTCCGGTTTGGCTGTGATCGCCGGGGTGATTTTACGCTGTTGCAAAACGTTGGGCGTGAGCGCGGTTTTGGTGTAACGGATACCTGTACTCTGGAGCTTCGGGGTGAGCGTGTTAGCAGCACCCGCATCCGCCAGTTGTTGGAAGTGGGCGATTTTGCACAGGCCGAAATCCTATTGGGTAAACCTTACAGCATTAGTGGACGCATCGCCTACGGCCAGCAACTCGGGCGCAAACTCGGCGTTCCCACTGCCAATGTGCATTTGCGTCGTTATCGCTCACCGCTGCACGGTGTGTTTGCTGTCATCGCGCGCTTTGTCGATGGCAGCGTGCATCAGGGCGTCGCTAACGTTGGTGTGCGGCCAACGGTTACGGGGGATAAAAAGCCTCTGCTGGAAGTGCACCTGTTTAATTTTTCGCGCAAAGTCTACGGCGCGATGATCGATGTGGTGTTTCATACCAAATTGCGCGATGAAAAAAAATTCAATTCATTGGATGAATTGCAAGCGCAATTACAAACAGATATCAGTCAGGGGCAAGATTATTTCAGGGGCAATAGCCTCAGCTGA